A DNA window from Ranitomeya imitator isolate aRanImi1 chromosome 2, aRanImi1.pri, whole genome shotgun sequence contains the following coding sequences:
- the LOC138661746 gene encoding olfactomedin-4-like has protein sequence MLPLLLLAVCVLQTYAANLVYTTGSKDEMGVCHCSVALPDITFPADRLEILEISNKDLSVSVQQQITKMHSYQATLTGYVQKLKNLTRRVEVMEMGGISYTQLDFELLRLEIREMESLVVKLRESIDGSNTLVEALYVEVHNISIMVSQLESYDKNNVLAVRREIALLRKRLEDCEKNKNNQEPPSVNYGSCSHGGIVNISKPFVVQLNWLSFSYRFGGWGKDSFAGSNKDVHWVAPLTTDARMMNIIRFYPDYDNLLLYKGAIEKVLTKNLPGNRYDYSNCGQGGGVIMFNNSLYYNCYNTRDICKFNVDTNAVERRTLPDATFNNRFSYASSVWQDIDLASDEDGLWVIYSTEQNAGNIVIGKLNPLNLTVENTWVTSQYKLGATNAFMVCGVLYVTRTLSTRREEIFYMYDTNTGEEGQISIILDKMMENVQSLSYNPNDHKLYMYNDGYLVTYNLDFKALPNPS, from the exons ATGCTGCCACTACTACTCCTAGCCGTGTGTGTACTGCAGACTTACGCCGCCAATCTG GTATACACCACTGGGTCTAAGGATGAAATGGGCGTCTGCCATTGCTCTGTCGCCCTCCCCGATATCACATTCCCTGCAGACCGTTTGGAGATCCTGGAAATTTCCAACAAGGATCTGAGCGTCAGTGTCCAACAACAGATCACAAAG ATGCACAGCTACCAAGCTACATTAACTGGATACGTGCAGAAGCTAAAGAACCTGACCAGGCGGGTAGAAGTCATGGAGATGGGAGGCATATCTTACACACAATTAGACTTTGAGCTGCTCAGGTTGGAGATCAGAGAAATGGAGTCACTGGTGGTTAAACTTCGAGAATCCATCGATGGATCCAATACTTTGGTGGAAGCTCTCTATGTAGAG GTTCATAATATTTCCATCATGGTGAGCCAACTGGAATCATACGACAAGAACAACGTCCTAGCTGTGAGACGGGAGATTGCTTTACTGCGTAAGAGACTTGAAGATTGTGAGAAGAACAAAAATAATCAAGAACCTCCATCAGTCAATTATG GTTCCTGCAGTCACGGAGGAATTGTCAACATCAGCAAACCATTTGTGGTCCAGTTGAACTGGCTAAGTTTCTCATATAGATTTGGAGGATGGGGGAAAGACTCTTTCGCAGGTTCCAATAAAGATGTGCATTGGGTGGCCCCTCTCACGACGGACGCCCGCATGATGAACATTATTCGATTCTATCCTGATTACGATAATCTTTTGCTCTACAAAGGGGCCATCGAGAAGGTGCTCACAAAGAATTTGCCTGGTAATAGATATGACTACTCCAATTGTGGCCAAGGTGGTGGAGTCATCATGTTCAATAATTCACTGTATTACAATTGCTATAACACCAGGGACATCTGTAAGTTCAATGTAGATACCAATGCTGTGGAGCGCAGGACCCTCCCAGATGCCACCTTCAACAACCGATTCTCCTACGCCTCCTCTGTCTGGCAAGACATTGACTTGGCCAGCGATGAGGATGGCCTCTGGGTCATTTACTCTACTGAACAAAATGCTGGAAACATTGTCATTGGCAAACTAAATCCCCTTAACCTAACTGTGGAGAATACCTGGGTGACATCCCAGTATAAGTTGGGTGCCACCAATGCCTTCATGGTGTGTGGGGTCCTATATGTCACCAGAACCCTTAGCACTAGAAGAGAAGAAATCTTTTACATGTATGACACCAACACAGGTGAGGAAGGTCAGATAAGCATCATCCTTGACAAAATGATGGAGAACGTGCAGAGTCTCTCCTACAACCCCAATGATCACAAGCTCTACATGTACAATGATGGCTACCTGGTTACTTACAATCTGGACTTTAAGGCACTACCTAATCCTTcctaa